TCCCCTGCCCAACTCAGGGTTTGTGCCAATTTCAGCCTCACTCGGTCCTGGTCCGGATAGTCGCTGAGATAGGTAGTATAAATGGAAATGGCCCGATCGTAGTCTTTTTTAGCTGCATAGATATCGGCCAATTCGATACGGCTTTCGGGGTCGAGTGCTTCTCGAGAAAAGGATTCCAGGATGTTTTGCGCCTTTTCTTGCTGCCCGTGCCAAGCCAGAACTTTCCCCATTTCCAGTTTTGCCTGGATGAGATCAGGCTTGGCTTCAAGTACCTTTTCGTATTCGGCAATTGAAGCCTCGTAGCGCTGCGTGTAACTCAGGAGCCGGGCCAATTCCCAGCGTGCCTTCCATTCCGGCAATTTTTGGCTAAAGGAAAACGTCTCTTGCCCTTGTCCCTGGACCGATTGCTCTGGCGACAATTGTGAGCTGAGTTGCCGCGCCTGCTTCCCCTGCGGTGTTCCCTCAGGGGCGGCAAGGCCCGGAAGCGCACACAATACCAGGGCAAGTCCTGCGAGCATGGCCCGTACGTGCATTGTCTTCATGTGGTTTCTCCCAAGATCTTTCGATAAACTGCAATAGCCGCTTCAAAGTCCCCAGCACTCGTATATATTTTGCCTTTGAGATACAGGGCCTGGGACCACTTTGGCCGCTGGGCCAAAATGGATTGCACTCGCTGCATTGCCTGTTGCAAATGGCCGCGAACGAAAAGCACCTGGGCCAGCTCCAATTGGAATTCGAGTTTGTCCGGATTGTTATGGACAATCTTCCGGTAAACCTCTTCGGCCTGATCCCAGCAATCTATCTGGACATTGGCCTGCGCCAGTTGGTGCAAGAGTCGCACAGAATCAAGGCCTGCGCGGTGGGCCCGCTCCAGATAGGTAGCAGCTTGCGCATAATTCTCGGCCGCAAGAGCCTTTTGGCCCTGATGCAACAATACCTGGCCCCGCTGCCAGGTCTGGTATGCAAACGGCAAGGCAATGGCGAGAAGAACAAGACAAACGCAGAAAATCAGGTGCTGTCTGACTTTGGGGCGGAGAAGGGATTGGGGCAGGCTCATACCGTAGATCTGATATATTTTGTGAGCTGCAAAAAATTGGTCCCGTCAGAATGTGTTTCGTAGGACCAAGTGTCCATGATTGACGTGATGATGTGCAATCCCCGGCCACGGAGGCGGATTTCGCTGCAATCGCATGCCGAAGCTGGTACCCGGCCTCCAGCCCTTTCA
The sequence above is drawn from the Desulfohalobium retbaense DSM 5692 genome and encodes:
- a CDS encoding tetratricopeptide repeat protein, which encodes MKTMHVRAMLAGLALVLCALPGLAAPEGTPQGKQARQLSSQLSPEQSVQGQGQETFSFSQKLPEWKARWELARLLSYTQRYEASIAEYEKVLEAKPDLIQAKLEMGKVLAWHGQQEKAQNILESFSREALDPESRIELADIYAAKKDYDRAISIYTTYLSDYPDQDRVRLKLAQTLSWAGEYEASLRHYEQLVDMHPDDVQLRRQYAQVLTWAERYEQAIQQYRTSLQDK
- a CDS encoding tetratricopeptide repeat protein, producing MSLPQSLLRPKVRQHLIFCVCLVLLAIALPFAYQTWQRGQVLLHQGQKALAAENYAQAATYLERAHRAGLDSVRLLHQLAQANVQIDCWDQAEEVYRKIVHNNPDKLEFQLELAQVLFVRGHLQQAMQRVQSILAQRPKWSQALYLKGKIYTSAGDFEAAIAVYRKILGETT